From Populus alba chromosome 16, ASM523922v2, whole genome shotgun sequence:
gcctaaaataaaaatatagatgaacTTCTACAATCTATTCTTTACtggttaaaaattgattttgattatttatatagatGTAAAACCTAATTTAATAAGGTTCAAGTAAAGGTTtagaatgattaatttttttttaaatcaaaatcaaaatcaataaattaaaagtgaTTCAGATTTTGACtagatcaattaattttttttttaatttttaattttttatttaacatggaCCGATGTGATCTTGAGTAAGtatggattttaaaattatcatagtgagtgtaaaaaacaaatttgaaccTTAATATTGCCATATAGGAAACAACATAACTGAGTAGTTTGATTACTTTTTCCATTCATAACTTGCAGAGGCAATGGGTATATTTTCAACTTGCGTAGAGGGGACAGATTGCTCTATATACAGACTTACAGCTGCGCAAATCGTATAATCTCTTTTAGAGGTATAATAAAAAGTGAAGCATTTCAATAAATCTTTCCACGCAAAGCAGCAAAAAAATGCGTTCCCTTTCAAGAAATTATTCAAGTTCGAGACATTTTGAAACCATTTCCAAAAAAGGATGATCACTTGCCTTTTTTTTGCAGAAACTAGCTAGGATGTTTTCTAAATAATTGAAACTGAATGTCATTTGCATCGAATTCAGCATAATTAAGAGTGGCAAACAATACGATTAATCTTCATAGAATATGTATATGGTCTAGGAATAGTGAGCTTCTGCAAATTAATGTTAGAAGGTCAAAAGCTCaaatcctttatatatatagagcaattaactgataataaaattatgttgaaCTTGTTGGATTAGCATTCATTAATGTCATATCATGCCAGGCACAAAGGAGGGTCCTGCATGCCTATCAACAAGTTCAGCACTATATATATGGAAAGAACAACACAATTATTctaacaataaaagaaattgcACTATATATATGGAAAGAACAACACAATAGATTCATAATTCTATTTTCACAGGAATGTATGTGCTAAGATGACTGAGAAGGAATTATATCTGATTCTGTCAAGGTCCCTGACTGGTCAACATCAAGTTTTCTGAATCTCTCCATCACTAATGAAATATCTTCCTGGCTTATCTTCCCCATCTCCTTCAACGTGTACACAATGAACTCTGCAGCACTGATCAACAAGCCAAACATTGGATGCACGTACAGATTTTTCAAGGGTTAACGGAACAAAGGCGGAGATAAATTGTGATATGATCAGCAGCTGCTCCTTACCTTACAGTTTTATCATGATCAATATCTGCTTCCTCGAGATCTGAGGCTGTGACATTTCGAGCAAGAACCCGTTTAACGAGTAATCTTTGCCTCTTCTCAGTGTATAATTCAGCAAGGTAGAGAAAGAATTGAGCTAAGCAAATGGTGCTGCTCAGTATCCAGAAGACAGCAAATACTCGACCAGCCCTGGTTGAGAAGCTGTCATCTCCGTATCCAAGAGTAGTGATGGAAGAACAGACACAGTAAAATGCATCGACAAATTCGAAACTCTCAACTAGATATAAGAAGATGGTTCCAACTATTATgaggagaaagagaaggatTAGGGCGAGAAGAAACTTGTACTTGACTTTATGTGTTTCAACCTCTTCTAGGATCTCAGACAAACAAGTTTCTTCGTTCATGTGCATTGCTCTAACCAAGAGAATCTCCTGCTTTTCTACGATGTAATCCGCTGCCTTGCTGAGAATTATCCCACCAAGAGCCATGCCTGCAAAAACATAAACGCACGAAAGAAGCTTGGCCAGTGTGGTATGAGGCACTAGATCTCCATATCCAACTGTTGTCATTGTCACAACAGAGAAGTAAACAGCATCAACAATCCCATTTGTTTTCTTGCCTTCGATCTGATTCATGATAAGGGAGAAACATAGAGTGCCTACACCTAGATACATAGCCAAGACAAGGAACACTTTCTTGAAGCTACAATCTTGATTCTCAAGTAATGATTCAAGCCATTTGAGAGATGAGTTGCCATCCTGCTCAGGATGTTTGATCTCTGTTGCATTGACATTCATAGGCTGCCTAAATCTTCTTCTCTGAAGAGCATTCTTTTCATCTGGAAGCAATGACTGCGTCGCATCATCACTGGCCatcaaaaacaagaagaacaGAGATGCAAGCCCTTCAAATTATACCCTGTATGGAAACGTAAAaccaatgaatttttttctatttaatttgaaacttgcaTCCCataaagaaattaacaaaaggaaaggaaagagatATCAAAGACCATGGAGATTATTGAAAAGGGAAAGTTCTGGATTTGCCTCacaaaactcttaaaaaattgTTGATGTTTCAGACCCCATGTAAATCTTGAAAGATCAATGCAAATTGATAATCACAGAAATCACGCTAATGTTTCCATGTGGCTTCAGTTCTTGCCCGTAATAAAGTCCTGATTTTGGGATCGCGATTACCAAATCCAAAAGAAGTCAAAACCTGCCATGATTTTCTATCAAGTCAAATCCTTGGTACTTGTTATTTGTTACAAATCAGCCAGTCATAAGCTGGACAGAATTTGTTTACAGCTCTTATTTGACAAGTTTGCCTCGTTTAGaattaaaaatgtaataaaTTCTTTCCTCCTTTCACAAGTCCAATTCTTAACACATGGAAGTGAGTGCTATACTACGgttagattaaaaataatttaaaaaatattcaagccaTATAAAGTTATTTGAACATTTTATTAAggttaattttgaaatcttttaacaaAATCTCTTGcataatctaaatttaaaagcaATACATGTGAGGGTTATTTTGATGTAAATCAAATGATTTAGTTAGTTTAAAAACAACctgtgtaattaataaaaaaaaattaaggataaaactgaaagaaaaaattctctcaaactaattttttatataaatataatttaaaattaaataatatagaaaatatcTAAGTGTAATTCAGTGGTTCAAAATCAACCTAAATAACtattataaagtaaaaaaaaattaaggataaatttaaaaaaaaatagaaagccaCTTCATTCTTGTTAAGAACATTGAAACTACttttaactaaaatatattatagcatgttaattttatttaggatgGATTAGAAGGTAGAATGCTGGTTTTAGCTAGCcatattgattgatttatttttaatttagggtTATCTTTTAGACTTTAGTTTCTAATGGGCATTAGgagtttattgtttttattagaaCTTCTATATCACatgaatcaaacaaaacaataagttgataacttaatatttaaaagtttatttatttattaatctttaaTGGGTTATTGTGGTTGGTTGATAGATCTAATTTCTAATGTGtatgtgataatattaaaaataaattttaaaaaataaaaaatattttaatatatttcaaagtgAAAtacatttaatcttttttttttcttttttttttcttttttgcaaaagGATAGCCTTGCACTTAAGATAGGGTAATAATAAgaggatgaaattagaaaataaaaaggatgagacgaaaataaaataaaacgaaGAATAGAGGGACCAAATGCACCACTAACCATTTTGTTTTAGCTACtgcaagaagaagaaacagaaacacGAGTTAAAGAGCTCTCAAAGTCTCAACGCCGGCTGTCTCTCCCGTCTTCCACGGGTACGTGCTTTgattgttcttttgtttttcttaaggTCAGGGAAATTTCATAAAACGGGTAGTTAGTTTAGTGCTTTcttttgattcttgtttttcttttccagtgAAGGGTTTATGCTGCCAGCTTTCTTAGAAAGGTTTAGAGAGTACTTATGTACAATTGAGACAGTTATAGACTGAtaggttttagtttttgaagTGGAATTAATGACATCTGTGCCGTCGAAAAATATATGGATAAAGAGGCAGCAATGCCCATGTGGGGATTGGAAATGTTATGTTACTTGTGAAGGAGATGTTGAAGAGGCATCTGTAGCATCTCGGttggaaaaaaatgaaacttttcaaTCTGATTCAATGGTTTCTCCTTATGTAGGAATGGTGTTTAAGAGTGATGATGATGCGTTCGAGTATTATGGGAATTTTGCTAGGAAAAATGGGTTTTCTATTAGGAAAGAGAGGTCAAGATTGAGCCCTCAATTGGGTATTTATAAACGTGATTTTGTTTGTTATCGTTCGGGGTTTGCGCCGGCTAGGAAGAAGTCAACTGCAGAACACCATAGGGATAGGAAATCGGTGCGGTGTGGATGTGATGCAAAAATGTATTTGTCAAAGGAAGTTGTTGAAGGGGTTTCTCAATGGTTTGTTGTGCAATTTAGCAACGTGCATAATCATGAGCTTTTGGAAGATGATCAAGTGAGGCTCCTTCCAGCTTATCGGAAGATTCAAGAGGCGGATCAGGAGAGGATTCTTTTGCTTTCAAAAGCTGGGTTCCCAATACATCGAATAGTGAAGGTGTTGGAGTTGGAAAAGGGTATTCAAGGTGGGCAATTGCCTTTCCTAGAGAGGGATGTTAGGAATTTTGTTCAAAATCGCAAGAAGATTGTTCAAGAGAATGATGCTTTGCTCactgaaaagagagagaatgataGTATGGAACTTCTTGAGGCCTGCAAAGTTACCAAAGAGATGGATGGagattttgtttatgatttcaCAATGGATGAGAATGACAAGGTTGAGAACATTGTGTGGTCGTATGGTGACTCTGTTCGTGCATACACTTTGTTTGGTGATGTGGTTTATTTTGACACTAGTTATCGTTCTATCACATATGGCATGCTTTTAGGGGTATGGCTTGGAATTGACAACAATGGGAAGACTGTATTCTTTGGCTGTGTTCTGTTGCAGGATGAGACGGCTCGTTCCTTTGCATGGGCTTTGCAGGTTTACTAATTCAATCCCATGAGTTGATTTTATTTCTCTGTGTATTTTTCTCTTGCAGTTaccattttctgtttttgttacaGGCTTTTGTCCATCTTATGAAAGGAAAATGTCCACAAACAATTCTAACTGACCTTGAACTGGGGCTTAAGGATGCTGTTAGAAGCGAATTACCTAGCACTAGACACGCTATATCTATATGGAATATTCAACCCAAGATATCCAGTTGGTTTTTCCTTTCCCTTGGGGCTAGATATCCAGAATTTAAATCAATGTTTGATGATTTGTATCATGCTGAGAACGCAGATGATTTTGAACATAGATGGAGTCAGATGGTTTCTATGTTTGGATTTGGTTCAGATAAACACATTGCTTTACTCTATTCTCTTCGTGCATCCTGGGCATCATCCTATATGAGAGGTTACTTTCTTGCTCGGATGGCGACATCAGCATATTTGAAATCTGTAGAGTCATTTCTGAAAGCAATCTGTTGTGCACAAACATGTTTACGGAGCTTCTTTGAACAGGTATATCAaaggcatatttttttttgaaactctTGAATGGGAAGGTTTTTGCTGAAATTTATGTcttgttgattaattttttgttgttggtacTCTTGTAGGTTGGTAGCTCCTCCAATTTCCAGAACCAGCTACGTCAAGAGATGCAGTACATGCTCACTAAAACATGCATGCCTATTGAAGAGCATGCACGTAATTTTCTTACACCTTTTGCCTTCAATGATTTCCAACATGAATTGGTGCTCTCTATGCAATGTGCTCTGTCTGAAATGCCGGATGGATCATATCTTGTACACCACTACAAAAAGATGGATGTTGAGCGCCTTGTAATATGGATACCAGAAGATGAACAGATTCACTGCACCTGTAAGGAATTTGAGTCTTCCGGGATGTTGTGCAGACACACTCTTCGGGTGTTCATCCTGAAAAACTACTTTCAGCTtcctgaaaaatattatcttagcAGATGGCGAAGGGAAAGCTCCCTAGTTTTCTATGATAATCAAGATACTCAAACTAATGATGATGGATGGTTTCAAGAATTTCAATCCCTGACTGAAACTCTATTAACAGAGTCAACAATCACAAAGGAGCGTTCTGATTATGTCCATAGGGAACTGCCAAAGGAACTGAAAAGACTTATTAGTGAGGTTAGAAAAATGCCAGAAAGTGATGGAGTTGCTATGGATTTAACACTTTCACCATCTAGTTAATGTACAGTAGGTGCAAATATGTCTGGTAACTTACCAAGGGGACGACATGATCATTGGCAGGAAGATGTCTGGGTGTTTTTATTGCTCATTTTCATCAGAAAGAGAATTTTGGAAAGAAAAGCTAACCTGAAGTAGATGTATGAAGTGTTGCTCAGATGCAACAAGTTGACATTGTTTCCTTTGTGAATAACTATGGAAGACTGCAAAAAATATGAATTGGACCAAAATGAACTCAACCAAGGTGATGTACtacataaattatcaaaaatgtGTTTTGCTAAACAAAAGAATGACAGTAAAAGAGATTTTTCTTATCGTGTTCTtggctttttatttctttctaagAACCTTAATGTCATTTGCCTAACTGCTTGTTCTTGTCATGAacgcatgctaaaacattttccATGTAATTCTAGCCGTCTGTAAACCCAATCACATTTGATAGTTTTGTGGCTGATTACTTAACaatcctttttttaatgttttgaagtCTGCTTGTTAGGAAGTCGACAACTATCTGCCAATATGTGGAAGAGAtagtagttttatttttcatcaattattgTTCCCTTTATATCATGCACCATAATACAATGAGAGGTTGTTGTGTAGATATTATAATAGATATTCCACTTTTAAGACAAAGGCTATCTAATGTTAGGAAAGTGTACTACTAATTGTCCTAACTAACATCATAGGAAAAATGATGATGCTTAAAGTTTACTGGTTGAAATAACTGAATTTCTGCTTATGTTATTAATTCATAGAAAAAGCATAAAGGACTGATCTGACTGTTGTGTTATTCATAAACATCTACCCTTATTTTTTCTGTCTTCTGCAGTTGATACCTTTTGTTGTACAATAGGTCGACAGAGTGTTGGTGGTTGTGCCAACAGTTTctatataaatcaatatttatatctGAAATTGAGAAATGAATACAAGTGTCTGATTATGAGTAGTCAGGACTTCCACAAGCAACTGAAATTATATTACTCTATTTATTCCCAAACATAAGAGCATGTGAACCATGTTACTTTTTGATGTATTTGTTcaccaaaataacaaaatcttaTTACTTTATGgatattttctaatttgttaACAAGTGCATGATGGATCATGTTATCTGCCTGATGTTTGAGAAGGCTCCATTTAATCCCAGAGTTTTATTTCCTGTATTGTTTGATTATGTTTTAATCTATTCAATCTAATAATTACTATAGGTTTTTAAACAGTTATGAATATGATTCGATATAACTTGGAATTCCAGAGGATGCAATTGTGCTGCTAGCATCTGGTATTCATTTACGCACACATAAATGTACATGTGCATCTATGTAGCCAAGTTTGTAGGCTGTAGAATCCTTGTTGATTTTGAAATCATTGACATCTAGAGCAGTTTGTCATCTTCTTGGCTCCCCATAAACTCATGCCCggaagaattaaaataattattggttTACCAATATGCTTGTTACAATTTTGCCATCTAAATGCCACAAAATTTTGAACCAAATGCTTTAGTTGTTGAGTTGAAGTTTGTCAAAGCTGTTTCATCATAGATGATAATGAGCTGTATAATCGTGTTTGTTTGTGGTTCCATTTGCATCACTGCTCTAAAAATTTTGTGCCCATCAGAGCTTCTGGACAAACAGAAGCATGCAGAAAATTAGGTGTGTTTTAGTGATATCTATATTGTTTCTTGGTTTAAGCTTTGACTGTTGCCGCCCTTTTTTACATGATATTTTTCCTGTGTGAAACTTTTTTGCTACCTCTCAACCTTTTACTGAAACATTCATACGCAAAAAGCCAAGAACCACAAGTTATAGCAGATTGGTGTGTGCATGATTCACTAGTTTATTGATCCATGCCATGtccatgtttgattttttcccCTGAAGGATTTTTAAGACTCTGTCTACCATACAAGTGTCCTCAAGTAGGATTTCAAGGATCCACACATTCACATTATTGTACTGATTTTTGTACATTCAGGATCATGCATTCTGtcatttaaaaattgttttctttaagaGTGATTGTTAAACTGTTAGACACTAGAATTATTGGCAATAATTTCTCACTTGCTGTCGTTTGCAGACAGATGGAAATGGAGTCCAAGTTCCAGTCATTCCAACCCATTCTCCCATTGAGGCCCTTCTAGATTTATCCCCCATGGTGTGCTGTTGCAGGTATGCATTTGACATGGTTCATTCATTTCAAATCTTCTTTCAGGGAGGGGTCCCTCTTGATTAGAAACCGTGGCCATGATCTTTGTCAGGAAAATTAAATAGAGGGAGTAGAAATGAATACTGCCAACTTCTAACCACATAAGCATACCAACTACATTGAATGGTCGGTTTCTGTACTGTACGATGTAGTAGATGACAAAAGGGCAATACATATCTGCTCTCAATTTCGTTTTATTGTCTTCTTGTTGTAATGCAAATATCAACTCGCCAAACTTCTACCGCTCTATAATATTATTGCATGGTCATATAAAGTTGATAAGATTGCTGATTATTTTCATGAAATGTAAGCATAAACACAAGTGACGGACCCTAATCTTTTGTCTTGTTAATGTTATGGGGCCATGAGCACGTGGCAGTTAGCAGCTGCGATTAGGGAACTTTTGGCAGCGACATGGAAGAACGTGGAAAGTGGTCTTAGGCTCATTTGGTATCATTTATTTGTCTAATTGGGGGTACATTAagaggatttttttgaaaaaataaaggggTGTGGTATAGATAATTACATGCTTAAAAAGCTGATTAAAGGCTCTTTTCTCATTCTGGACATTTGCATAGGATTTCGAATCCGGGTTTTTTCTCTTACAATTTGGGATAGATTCATATCTTTGTGGGTCATACCTGATATGACTTGATAATCAAAGTCCTATCAATATCAAAGTTTGCTTTTCATTTCTCATGAGATTTTTCTTATCCTTTCTTACATCCTTTGGAATTTGATGTGCAAGATACATACTCTACTAGCTATCTTACAGCATATGTACTTGAAAGCTTGGtttgaaatatttaatattcaaaatgaaGCCTAACcagatgataaaaaataagcattaagcgctctatatatatatatatatggttttcaTTTTCATCGAACGCATGTGGTTATAAGAAATGATTGGTGTAGAAAAAGCGGAAGTCCCTctagtatttggttaaaatttccCTGGTAGCCTATTTATTTGTGTGTTTAGGGTGCTTTTTCGTGGCAGCTTTTTATTACAGCTAGGGCAATGAGTAAACTAGAACTGCTTTTGATAGTAAAATGAATCTAGAACTCCCTTTTAacatagagaaaataaaatatctgtAGGATTGGATTTAAAGATGGCATTATATTATACCAACATACTACTAGCTTGGACTGCTGAAAATCTAGAATGTAATGAAGACAGAATTTACCACATATTCCACAACGATTTAGCTTGTTTTGCACCACCAAGACAACCGACCAcaatttttatacaattttacaagcatcaataattatattgaatATCTCAGGCaagttatcatattttattttgttcacaTCACATCCATCTTTTATATGCACATCCTTGTCTTTCTAGTATTTTCCACAGTGCTTGGGAGTCATGAAACCTACCTAAACCCTTTGGAATAGTAGCATCTTCTTGATTCATGCAAAACAAACTTCTTCTTGATTCATGCAAAACAAATTTCTTCTTGATTCATGCAATACAGAAAGGgaaaaggggagagagagagagggagagattgGACTCATTATTTATTAGCTaatttggagaagaagaaactaGGACCACAGCTGAGTGTACAAGGCCCAGTTATTACACCCAAGGAAAGTGACAGCTTTTACATGGTGAAAGGGGGAGGGATTTGAGATCGGGAAGCATTGACAAGGACTAAAAGCTAATGGACATGAAAGCTTTGCCATGAAAAACTATGACTAAAGCTTTAAACAACTAAAAATGCATATATATTACACTGCAATTAGTTGTTGTTGAGCTTCAATCCttatttcttctttcattttccttATAAATTCCTCAATTCTCCTGTTCAATTCTTCAGTACTTGCCAACTCCTCATTTCCTTCTTCCTCTTGTTTCACCGAgcactctcttttttcttccatgtactcttcttcttctgtaaTCAAAGCTTGACTTGACgtagcctcctcctcctcctcctcttcagtTGCAAGAACAATATCCTCTAGAGATTCAACACTTG
This genomic window contains:
- the LOC118036579 gene encoding two pore potassium channel a, which translates into the protein MASDDATQSLLPDEKNALQRRRFRQPMNVNATEIKHPEQDGNSSLKWLESLLENQDCSFKKVFLVLAMYLGVGTLCFSLIMNQIEGKKTNGIVDAVYFSVVTMTTVGYGDLVPHTTLAKLLSCVYVFAGMALGGIILSKAADYIVEKQEILLVRAMHMNEETCLSEILEEVETHKVKYKFLLALILLFLLIIVGTIFLYLVESFEFVDAFYCVCSSITTLGYGDDSFSTRAGRVFAVFWILSSTICLAQFFLYLAELYTEKRQRLLVKRVLARNVTASDLEEADIDHDKTVSAAEFIVYTLKEMGKISQEDISLVMERFRKLDVDQSGTLTESDIIPSQSS
- the LOC118036578 gene encoding putative protein FAR1-RELATED SEQUENCE 10 isoform X1; translated protein: MTSVPSKNIWIKRQQCPCGDWKCYVTCEGDVEEASVASRLEKNETFQSDSMVSPYVGMVFKSDDDAFEYYGNFARKNGFSIRKERSRLSPQLGIYKRDFVCYRSGFAPARKKSTAEHHRDRKSVRCGCDAKMYLSKEVVEGVSQWFVVQFSNVHNHELLEDDQVRLLPAYRKIQEADQERILLLSKAGFPIHRIVKVLELEKGIQGGQLPFLERDVRNFVQNRKKIVQENDALLTEKRENDSMELLEACKVTKEMDGDFVYDFTMDENDKVENIVWSYGDSVRAYTLFGDVVYFDTSYRSITYGMLLGVWLGIDNNGKTVFFGCVLLQDETARSFAWALQAFVHLMKGKCPQTILTDLELGLKDAVRSELPSTRHAISIWNIQPKISSWFFLSLGARYPEFKSMFDDLYHAENADDFEHRWSQMVSMFGFGSDKHIALLYSLRASWASSYMRGYFLARMATSAYLKSVESFLKAICCAQTCLRSFFEQVGSSSNFQNQLRQEMQYMLTKTCMPIEEHARNFLTPFAFNDFQHELVLSMQCALSEMPDGSYLVHHYKKMDVERLVIWIPEDEQIHCTCKEFESSGMLCRHTLRVFILKNYFQLPEKYYLSRWRRESSLVFYDNQDTQTNDDGWFQEFQSLTETLLTESTITKERSDYVHRELPKELKRLISETDGNGVQVPVIPTHSPIEALLDLSPMVCCCRYAFDMVHSFQIFFQGGVPLD
- the LOC118036578 gene encoding putative protein FAR1-RELATED SEQUENCE 10 isoform X2; its protein translation is MTSVPSKNIWIKRQQCPCGDWKCYVTCEGDVEEASVASRLEKNETFQSDSMVSPYVGMVFKSDDDAFEYYGNFARKNGFSIRKERSRLSPQLGIYKRDFVCYRSGFAPARKKSTAEHHRDRKSVRCGCDAKMYLSKEVVEGVSQWFVVQFSNVHNHELLEDDQVRLLPAYRKIQEADQERILLLSKAGFPIHRIVKVLELEKGIQGGQLPFLERDVRNFVQNRKKIVQENDALLTEKRENDSMELLEACKVTKEMDGDFVYDFTMDENDKVENIVWSYGDSVRAYTLFGDVVYFDTSYRSITYGMLLGVWLGIDNNGKTVFFGCVLLQDETARSFAWALQAFVHLMKGKCPQTILTDLELGLKDAVRSELPSTRHAISIWNIQPKISSWFFLSLGARYPEFKSMFDDLYHAENADDFEHRWSQMVSMFGFGSDKHIALLYSLRASWASSYMRGYFLARMATSAYLKSVESFLKAICCAQTCLRSFFEQVGSSSNFQNQLRQEMQYMLTKTCMPIEEHARNFLTPFAFNDFQHELVLSMQCALSEMPDGSYLVHHYKKMDVERLVIWIPEDEQIHCTCKEFESSGMLCRHTLRVFILKNYFQLPEKYYLSRWRRESSLVFYDNQDTQTNDDGWFQEFQSLTETLLTESTITKERSDYVHRELPKELKRLISETDGNGVQVPVIPTHSPIEALLDLSPMVCCCRKIK
- the LOC118036578 gene encoding putative protein FAR1-RELATED SEQUENCE 10 isoform X3, with protein sequence MTSVPSKNIWIKRQQCPCGDWKCYVTCEGDVEEASVASRLEKNETFQSDSMVSPYVGMVFKSDDDAFEYYGNFARKNGFSIRKERSRLSPQLGIYKRDFVCYRSGFAPARKKSTAEHHRDRKSVRCGCDAKMYLSKEVVEGVSQWFVVQFSNVHNHELLEDDQVRLLPAYRKIQEADQERILLLSKAGFPIHRIVKVLELEKGIQGGQLPFLERDVRNFVQNRKKIVQENDALLTEKRENDSMELLEACKVTKEMDGDFVYDFTMDENDKVENIVWSYGDSVRAYTLFGDVVYFDTSYRSITYGMLLGVWLGIDNNGKTVFFGCVLLQDETARSFAWALQAFVHLMKGKCPQTILTDLELGLKDAVRSELPSTRHAISIWNIQPKISSWFFLSLGARYPEFKSMFDDLYHAENADDFEHRWSQMVSMFGFGSDKHIALLYSLRASWASSYMRGYFLARMATSAYLKSVESFLKAICCAQTCLRSFFEQVGSSSNFQNQLRQEMQYMLTKTCMPIEEHARNFLTPFAFNDFQHELVLSMQCALSEMPDGSYLVHHYKKMDVERLVIWIPEDEQIHCTCKEFESSGMLCRHTLRVFILKNYFQLPEKYYLSRWRRESSLVFYDNQDTQTNDDGWFQEFQSLTETLLTESTITKERSDYVHRELPKELKRLISETDGNGVQVPVIPTHSPIEALLDLSPMVCCCS